A genomic window from Pseudomonas cavernicola includes:
- a CDS encoding DUF4197 domain-containing protein, protein MFRLTALVAGLALSANVFALSLTDLSQQDASGGLKEALTQGAQIAVKQLGTPGGFSNNPDVRIELPGNLGKAAKAMKMMGMGAQVEQLETSMNKAAEAAVPQAQALLVDAVKKMTVQDAKGILSGPDDAATQYLNKTSREQIRAKFLPIVKKATDQVGLAKQYNSFAGQAASFGAVDAKNANIEGYVTEQALNGLFEMIGKQEASIRENPAGAATSLAKKVFGAL, encoded by the coding sequence ATGTTTCGTCTTACCGCCTTAGTCGCCGGCCTGGCCCTCTCGGCCAACGTATTCGCCCTCTCGCTGACTGATCTGTCGCAACAGGATGCCAGCGGCGGCCTCAAGGAGGCCCTGACCCAAGGCGCGCAAATCGCCGTCAAACAATTGGGTACGCCCGGCGGCTTCAGCAATAACCCGGACGTGCGCATCGAACTGCCGGGCAACCTCGGCAAAGCCGCCAAGGCCATGAAGATGATGGGCATGGGCGCTCAAGTCGAGCAGCTGGAAACCAGCATGAACAAAGCCGCCGAAGCCGCCGTACCACAGGCCCAGGCGCTGCTGGTGGATGCGGTGAAGAAGATGACCGTGCAAGACGCCAAAGGCATCCTCAGCGGCCCGGACGATGCGGCCACGCAGTACCTGAACAAAACCAGCCGCGAGCAGATCCGCGCCAAGTTCCTGCCGATCGTCAAGAAAGCCACCGACCAGGTTGGTCTGGCCAAGCAATACAACAGCTTCGCCGGCCAAGCCGCCAGCTTCGGGGCCGTCGATGCAAAAAACGCCAACATCGAAGGCTACGTCACCGAGCAAGCGCTGAATGGTCTGTTCGAGATGATCGGCAAGCAAGAAGCCAGCATCCGCGAGAACCCAGCCGGTGCCGCCACCAGCCTGGCGAAGAAGGTGTTTGGCGCGCTGTGA
- a CDS encoding REP-associated tyrosine transposase, whose product MQAYRRSYRRLCEPGGTYFFTLTLENRRLDILSRHIEALRHAIQREKQQHPFCMLAWVVLPDHLHMLWRLQPGDTDYSNRIRRIKAHFSRQLPPCEQTSSSRRNKQERGIWQRRFWEHLIRDEEDLRRHLDYVHYNPVKHGYVERAVDWPHSSFHHFVERGLYPRDWGGQVE is encoded by the coding sequence ATGCAGGCGTACCGACGCAGCTATCGCCGGCTCTGTGAGCCAGGTGGCACCTACTTCTTCACCCTGACATTGGAAAACCGGCGGCTGGATATACTCTCGCGGCATATCGAAGCACTTCGCCATGCCATCCAACGGGAGAAACAACAGCATCCCTTTTGCATGCTGGCCTGGGTGGTTCTACCTGACCACCTGCATATGCTCTGGCGTCTGCAGCCCGGTGACACCGATTACTCCAACCGCATACGCCGTATCAAGGCCCACTTCTCTCGACAATTGCCGCCTTGCGAACAGACCAGTTCGAGCCGCCGGAACAAGCAAGAGCGGGGCATCTGGCAAAGGCGCTTCTGGGAACACCTGATTCGAGATGAGGAAGACCTGCGGCGGCATCTCGACTACGTGCATTACAACCCGGTCAAACATGGCTATGTCGAGCGAGCGGTCGATTGGCCGCATTCGTCGTTTCACCATTTTGTCGAGAGAGGCCTCTACCCGAGGGATTGGGGTGGGCAAGTCGAATGA
- a CDS encoding ABC transporter ATP-binding protein, translated as MIEIKNLTKRFAQRSAVGKLAVDNLSFRVQEGEVLGFLGPNGAGKSTTMKMLTGFLAPTSGTASILGFDIQTQTLKAQQQIGYLPEGAPCYGDMTVKGFLEFIAEVRGFKGAAKQQKVATAVTQVELEQVLNQSIDTLSKGFKRRVGLAQAILHDPKVLILDEPTDGLDPNQKHQVRGLIQNLAKDKIVIISTHILEEVTAVCTRAVVIAHGKLLADGTPFELESRSRYHQAVTLVGAEALDQAAFAALPGVAGVEVNDLEHSLTVLAQPGQVIFPQVNTLLSQRGWAVKELNVERGRLDEVFRTLTRGETV; from the coding sequence ATGATCGAGATAAAAAATCTAACTAAGCGTTTCGCCCAGCGTTCAGCGGTGGGCAAACTGGCGGTGGACAACTTGTCCTTCCGCGTTCAAGAGGGGGAGGTGTTGGGTTTTCTCGGGCCGAACGGCGCCGGTAAATCCACCACCATGAAGATGCTCACCGGCTTTCTTGCGCCGACATCCGGCACGGCGAGCATCCTCGGTTTCGATATCCAGACGCAGACGCTCAAGGCCCAGCAGCAGATCGGCTATTTGCCGGAAGGCGCGCCGTGCTATGGCGATATGACGGTCAAAGGCTTTCTTGAATTCATCGCCGAGGTGCGCGGCTTCAAGGGCGCGGCGAAGCAGCAGAAAGTCGCCACCGCGGTGACCCAAGTCGAGCTGGAGCAGGTGCTCAATCAGTCCATCGACACCCTGTCCAAGGGCTTCAAGCGTCGCGTCGGCCTGGCCCAGGCCATTCTGCATGACCCGAAAGTGCTGATTCTCGACGAGCCCACCGATGGCCTCGACCCGAACCAGAAGCATCAAGTGCGCGGGCTGATTCAGAACCTGGCGAAAGACAAGATCGTGATCATTTCGACCCACATCCTCGAGGAAGTGACGGCGGTCTGTACCCGTGCGGTAGTGATCGCCCATGGCAAGCTGCTGGCCGATGGCACGCCGTTCGAGCTGGAAAGCCGTTCGCGCTACCACCAGGCGGTCACGCTGGTCGGCGCCGAGGCGCTGGATCAGGCCGCTTTCGCGGCTCTGCCGGGTGTGGCGGGGGTGGAGGTCAACGACCTCGAACACAGCCTGACCGTGCTGGCGCAGCCGGGGCAGGTGATCTTCCCGCAGGTCAACACGCTGCTCAGCCAACGCGGCTGGGCGGTCAAGGAGCTTAATGTCGAGCGTGGTCGGTTGGACGAAGTGTTCCGCACACTGACGCGCGGGGAGACGGTATGA
- a CDS encoding YMGG-like glycine zipper-containing protein has translation MNRLSSLCLCVALSGGSVQVQAETVVPLQGQSSQQIQQDVADCQNIAAGSTGSTSSTTQGGGRLRGAAAGAAAGAVGAQVRGNQHEEVYDRVDDDVQQEYRQNRAKETAAAGAVVGGSRQRQERRQDSANAGEVDSTAYTSCLQGRGYQVTP, from the coding sequence ATGAACAGGCTTTCATCGCTCTGTCTGTGCGTTGCCTTGTCGGGGGGCTCTGTCCAGGTCCAGGCCGAGACGGTCGTGCCCCTGCAAGGCCAGAGTTCCCAACAGATCCAGCAGGATGTGGCGGATTGCCAGAATATTGCTGCCGGCTCCACCGGCAGTACCAGCAGCACGACCCAGGGGGGAGGGCGGCTGCGCGGTGCGGCGGCTGGTGCCGCCGCCGGGGCGGTAGGGGCGCAGGTGCGCGGCAACCAGCACGAGGAGGTGTACGACCGGGTCGATGACGACGTGCAGCAGGAGTACCGGCAGAATCGGGCCAAGGAGACCGCCGCGGCCGGAGCGGTGGTCGGTGGCTCGCGCCAGCGCCAGGAGCGTCGCCAGGATTCGGCCAATGCCGGTGAGGTCGACTCGACGGCCTACACCAGTTGCCTGCAGGGGCGCGGTTACCAGGTCACACCCTGA
- a CDS encoding cold shock domain-containing protein: protein MADRETGTVKWFNDSKGYGFIQRESGADVFVHYRAIRGEGHRSLNEGERVEFAVIDGQKGPQAEDVTKA from the coding sequence ATGGCTGATCGTGAGACTGGAACCGTCAAATGGTTCAATGATTCCAAAGGCTATGGCTTCATTCAGCGCGAAAGTGGCGCCGATGTGTTCGTTCACTACCGTGCCATTCGCGGCGAAGGTCACCGCTCCCTAAATGAAGGTGAGCGTGTTGAGTTCGCCGTTATCGATGGTCAGAAAGGCCCTCAGGCCGAAGATGTGACTAAAGCCTAA
- a CDS encoding DUF4340 domain-containing protein, whose product MGRKSLWLLALVAAGLVLAYFWLQRPLPPVVPSRVALLPTLQEQVTSVSAIEVRRPGQPLVRLERQGEAWVVPAKAAYPAALTPIATLLRALAEAHKLEAKTANAQLHGQLGLAEQGEAEQQATRISLELSGGRSLGLWVGKRAQQGEGQLLRMAGEDQVWLIDQALELPATELEWLDRRITAIPFASVKELDLRYANGERLTVLRDNQNELNLKVKQLPSGKRLAYEAAANGMVMLFAELDFADAAPLAQVQFKSRPLLQFSLTNFTGGQLNGAVYSQGEQLWLTLPQSRNFSTEQLPGKTDWAYRLEPYQYQTLAKKLKDLVVKN is encoded by the coding sequence ATGGGGCGTAAGAGCCTGTGGCTGCTGGCGCTAGTCGCCGCAGGACTGGTGCTGGCGTACTTCTGGTTGCAGCGCCCGTTGCCGCCAGTCGTGCCCAGCCGCGTCGCGCTATTGCCGACGCTGCAGGAGCAGGTCACGAGTGTCAGTGCGATTGAGGTACGGCGTCCCGGTCAGCCGTTGGTGCGATTGGAGCGCCAAGGTGAAGCTTGGGTCGTGCCGGCAAAAGCGGCTTATCCGGCAGCGCTGACACCCATCGCAACTCTGCTACGAGCCCTGGCGGAGGCGCACAAGCTCGAGGCGAAAACCGCCAATGCTCAACTACACGGGCAATTGGGGCTCGCCGAACAGGGCGAGGCGGAGCAGCAGGCGACGCGTATTAGCCTTGAGCTGTCCGGCGGTCGGTCGCTCGGGCTGTGGGTCGGCAAGCGTGCACAGCAGGGGGAGGGGCAGTTGCTGCGGATGGCCGGCGAGGATCAGGTCTGGTTGATCGACCAGGCGCTTGAGCTACCGGCCACCGAGTTGGAGTGGCTGGACCGGCGTATCACTGCGATTCCCTTCGCCAGCGTTAAGGAACTCGACCTGCGTTATGCCAATGGCGAGCGCCTGACGGTCTTGCGCGATAACCAGAACGAACTGAATCTCAAGGTTAAACAACTGCCCTCAGGCAAGCGCTTGGCCTATGAGGCGGCAGCAAACGGCATGGTCATGCTATTTGCCGAGTTGGACTTTGCCGATGCCGCGCCGCTGGCGCAGGTGCAGTTCAAGAGCCGGCCATTGTTGCAGTTCAGCCTGACAAACTTCACTGGCGGGCAGCTTAACGGTGCGGTTTACAGCCAGGGCGAACAACTTTGGCTGACCCTCCCGCAGAGCCGTAACTTCAGTACCGAACAGTTGCCGGGTAAAACTGATTGGGCCTATCGCCTGGAGCCTTATCAGTATCAAACCCTGGCAAAAAAGCTCAAAGATTTGGTGGTTAAAAATTAA
- a CDS encoding putative RNA methyltransferase has protein sequence MLTCPICAAPLSAVDNGVACPANHRFDRARQGYLNLLPVQHKNSRDPGDNLAMVEARRRFLDGGHYAPLAKRLAELAAERAPARWLDIGCGEGYYTAQLAAALPDADGYALDISREAVKRACRRNPQLTWLVASMARIPLADASCQFLASVFSPLDWQEAKRLLTPGGGLMRIGPTSEHLLELREKLYDEVRDYSDDKHLALVPEGMQQAHSEVLRFKLSLNTAQARADLLAMTPHGWRASAERRAAVIEQPLEVTVAVRYDWFQLDR, from the coding sequence ATGCTGACCTGTCCGATCTGCGCAGCGCCCTTGAGCGCGGTTGATAACGGCGTGGCCTGCCCGGCCAATCACCGTTTCGACCGTGCTCGCCAGGGCTACCTGAACCTGTTGCCGGTGCAGCACAAGAACAGCCGCGACCCCGGCGACAACCTGGCGATGGTCGAGGCCCGGCGGCGCTTCCTCGATGGCGGCCACTACGCGCCGCTGGCCAAACGCCTGGCCGAACTGGCCGCCGAACGCGCGCCGGCGCGCTGGCTGGATATCGGTTGTGGCGAGGGTTATTACACCGCGCAATTGGCCGCGGCCCTGCCGGATGCCGACGGCTACGCCTTGGATATCTCGCGAGAGGCGGTCAAACGTGCCTGCCGGCGTAACCCGCAATTGACCTGGCTGGTCGCGAGCATGGCACGCATCCCGTTGGCGGATGCCAGCTGCCAGTTTCTCGCCAGCGTATTCAGCCCGCTCGACTGGCAAGAAGCCAAACGCCTGCTCACCCCCGGTGGCGGCTTGATGCGCATCGGCCCGACCAGCGAGCATCTACTCGAGCTGCGCGAAAAACTCTACGACGAAGTCCGCGACTACAGCGATGACAAACACCTGGCCTTGGTGCCCGAAGGCATGCAACAGGCGCACAGCGAAGTGCTGCGCTTCAAACTGAGCCTGAACACAGCCCAAGCCCGCGCCGACTTGCTGGCCATGACTCCGCACGGTTGGCGCGCCAGTGCCGAACGCCGCGCTGCGGTAATCGAACAGCCATTAGAGGTCACTGTGGCAGTGCGCTACGATTGGTTTCAACTCGATCGGTAA
- a CDS encoding GldG family protein: MKKLMYSGAGLLVIALAFLAFNMFSSLTLTDSRLDLTEQKLYTISAGTKKILTEIDQPINLYFFYSDKSTKDLVALRNYAKRVEEMLKAYERGAAGKIKLHIIDPQPFSEEEDQAAQYGLQAVPLNQAGEQAYFGLAGTSGAEGRQVIPFFQLDHEEFLEYDISRLVQGLAKPELPVVGVLSTLQLSGGFDMEARQPTPPWLVMEEIRQQFKVESLKPGIDQIPETVSVLLLVHPKQLPQPTLYAIDQFVLRGGKLLVFVDPYSEADTGMQLPGDMPGSDKASDLEPLFKAWGVRLVPGKVLGDGSYAMSVSMGQGQRAVRHAGWLSLPQTALDQADVSTAGLETITVATAGILEPVEGAKSRFMPLIQSSQYAMPFDAQRFDMLRNPEELIRELQPTGERYAIAGRISGPAQSAFPNGIEGRKDGLKEAASINVIAVADTDLLTDRMWVQVQEMFGQRVPQPWADNATFAINALDNLAGSDALISVRSRGRFSRPFTVVEALQRDAEVQFREKEEALQTRLADTEQKLAVLQQKQDPSKTQELTPEQQATVQQFLQERVKLRKELREVRYQLNADIEALGRTLKFINIALVPLLLTLAVLALWLWRRRRQA; the protein is encoded by the coding sequence ATGAAAAAGTTGATGTATTCCGGCGCCGGGCTTTTAGTGATCGCCCTGGCGTTTTTAGCGTTCAACATGTTCTCCAGCCTGACCCTGACCGATAGCCGTCTGGATCTGACTGAGCAGAAGCTCTACACCATCTCGGCTGGCACCAAGAAAATCCTTACCGAGATCGATCAGCCGATCAATCTGTACTTCTTCTACTCGGACAAAAGCACCAAGGATCTGGTGGCGCTGCGCAACTACGCCAAACGCGTCGAGGAGATGCTGAAGGCCTATGAGCGGGGGGCGGCTGGCAAGATCAAGCTGCATATCATCGATCCGCAGCCGTTCTCGGAAGAGGAAGACCAGGCGGCGCAGTATGGCTTGCAGGCCGTGCCGCTTAATCAGGCGGGTGAGCAGGCGTACTTCGGCTTGGCCGGCACCAGCGGCGCGGAGGGGAGGCAAGTCATCCCGTTCTTCCAGCTCGACCATGAAGAGTTCCTCGAGTACGACATCAGCCGCCTGGTACAGGGTCTGGCCAAACCTGAGCTGCCGGTAGTCGGCGTGCTTTCCACCCTGCAGCTCAGCGGCGGCTTCGATATGGAGGCGCGCCAGCCGACCCCGCCGTGGCTGGTGATGGAGGAGATCCGTCAGCAGTTCAAGGTCGAAAGCCTCAAGCCGGGCATCGACCAGATCCCGGAGACGGTATCGGTGTTGCTGCTGGTCCATCCCAAGCAACTGCCGCAACCGACCCTCTACGCCATCGACCAATTTGTGCTGCGCGGCGGTAAGTTGCTGGTGTTCGTCGACCCCTACAGCGAGGCCGACACCGGCATGCAGTTGCCGGGAGACATGCCGGGCAGCGACAAGGCGTCCGACCTTGAACCGCTGTTCAAGGCCTGGGGCGTGCGGTTGGTGCCGGGTAAGGTGCTTGGCGATGGTTCCTACGCCATGTCGGTAAGCATGGGCCAGGGGCAGCGGGCGGTACGCCATGCCGGTTGGCTGAGCCTGCCACAAACGGCGCTGGATCAAGCCGACGTGAGCACTGCCGGGCTGGAAACCATCACGGTGGCCACCGCCGGTATTCTTGAGCCGGTGGAAGGAGCGAAGAGCCGCTTCATGCCGCTGATCCAGAGTTCCCAATATGCGATGCCATTCGATGCCCAGCGTTTCGACATGCTGCGCAACCCCGAAGAACTGATCCGTGAACTGCAGCCGACCGGTGAGCGTTATGCCATCGCCGGGCGTATCAGCGGCCCGGCGCAGAGCGCATTTCCGAATGGCATCGAGGGCCGCAAGGATGGCCTGAAGGAGGCGGCGAGCATCAACGTGATCGCCGTCGCCGACACCGACCTGCTGACCGATCGCATGTGGGTGCAGGTGCAGGAAATGTTCGGTCAGCGCGTACCGCAGCCTTGGGCGGATAACGCCACCTTCGCGATCAATGCGCTGGATAACCTGGCCGGCTCCGATGCGCTGATCAGCGTGCGTTCGCGGGGGCGCTTCAGCCGCCCGTTCACGGTAGTGGAAGCGCTACAGCGGGACGCCGAAGTGCAGTTCCGCGAGAAGGAAGAGGCCCTGCAGACGCGTTTGGCCGATACCGAGCAGAAACTCGCCGTCCTGCAGCAGAAGCAGGATCCGAGCAAGACCCAGGAGCTGACACCGGAACAGCAAGCCACGGTGCAGCAGTTCCTGCAGGAGCGGGTGAAGCTGCGCAAAGAGCTGCGTGAAGTGCGCTACCAACTGAATGCCGATATCGAGGCGCTGGGCCGAACGCTGAAGTTCATCAATATCGCCCTGGTGCCGCTGCTATTGACCTTGGCCGTGTTGGCCCTGTGGCTGTGGCGTCGGCGCCGCCAGGCTTGA
- a CDS encoding ABC transporter permease subunit: MKQLPVLFKRELASYFATPLAYVFILIFLVLSGVFTLYLGGFYESGQASLSPFFNFHPWLYLFLVPAIAMRLWAEERKSGSIELLMTLPITRAEAVLGKFLAAWAFAGLALLLTFPMVLTVNYLGEPDNGAILTGYIGSWLLAGAYLAIGSCMSALAKNQVIAFILTVSACFLFIVSGLPLVLDAFSGWAPQWLLDAVASLSFLTRFDAISKGVIDLRDLLYFVTLIAAWLAATAVVVDLKKAD, from the coding sequence ATGAAGCAGTTACCCGTACTGTTCAAGCGCGAGCTGGCGAGCTATTTCGCCACGCCGCTGGCTTACGTATTTATTCTGATTTTCCTGGTGCTATCCGGGGTGTTTACCTTATACCTGGGCGGCTTCTACGAGAGCGGCCAGGCCAGTCTCTCGCCCTTCTTCAATTTCCATCCGTGGCTCTATCTGTTCCTGGTGCCGGCGATTGCCATGCGGCTGTGGGCGGAGGAGCGCAAATCCGGCTCGATCGAGCTGCTGATGACCCTACCGATCACCCGCGCCGAAGCGGTACTTGGCAAGTTCCTAGCCGCCTGGGCCTTTGCCGGTCTGGCGCTGTTGCTGACCTTCCCGATGGTGCTCACCGTCAACTACCTGGGCGAGCCGGATAACGGCGCCATTCTCACTGGCTATATCGGCAGCTGGCTATTGGCCGGCGCCTACCTGGCGATCGGTTCGTGCATGTCGGCGCTGGCGAAGAACCAGGTGATTGCCTTCATCCTCACGGTCAGTGCCTGCTTCCTGTTTATCGTCAGCGGTCTACCGCTGGTGCTGGATGCGTTCAGTGGCTGGGCACCGCAATGGTTGCTGGATGCGGTGGCATCGTTGAGCTTCCTGACTCGCTTCGATGCCATCAGCAAAGGCGTGATCGATCTGCGCGATCTGCTGTATTTCGTCACCCTGATCGCCGCCTGGCTGGCCGCCACCGCCGTGGTTGTCGATCTGAAGAAAGCCGACTGA
- the plsB gene encoding glycerol-3-phosphate 1-O-acyltransferase PlsB — protein sequence MTRSPFHRLVFGTLRRLLYLWVRSETIAQSAFSLKLDRSKPVLYVLQQPSLSDLAVLDHECSKSGLPRPVLPVAVGGLQEPAAFFYLNREADWFGRQDKRSASPTLVRLVNAIGQHAVEDAQIVPVSVFWGQSPDRETSPWKLLFADSWAVTGRLRRLISILILGRKTRVQFSAPIHLRELIEQDKGHERTLRMVQRILRVHFRNQKAAVIGPDVSHRRNLVKGLIHGPLVRQAIAEEVEREKISVEKAEAQALRYGNEIASDYAYTAIRFLEVVLSWFWNKIYDGIKVNHIEGVQDVAQGHEVIYVPCHRSHIDYLLLSYLLFRNGLTPPHIAAGINLNMPLIGGLLRRGGAFFMRRTFKGNPLYTAVFNEYLHTLFSKGFPVEYFVEGGRSRTGRMLQPKTGMLAITLRSFLRSNRLPVVFVPVYIGYERVLEGRTYLGELRGASKKKESIFDIFKVIGALKQRFGQVWVNFGAPIKLAEFLDQDQPGWREQELGPQYRPAWLSDTTNRLAERVAQHLNEAAAINPVNLVALALLSTSKLALDERALTRVLDLYLTLLRSVPYSPHTTLPEGDGQALIEYVQGMQLLAEQKDALGKILYLDEQNAVLMTYYRNNVLHIFALPALLASFFQSSARISREQILRYTRALYPYLQSELFIRWSLDELDAVVDQWLAAFVEQGLLRFEADVYVRPAPSSRHFVLLTLLSRAIAQTLQRFYMAIALLLNAGQNAISAEELEDLCTVMAQRLSILHGLNAPEFFDKSLFRHFIQTLLDLGVLRQDEAGKLSYHKLLGELAEGAAKRVLPAEIRLSIRQVAMDRSEDAAEPA from the coding sequence ATGACCCGCTCGCCGTTCCACCGCCTCGTGTTTGGCACCCTGCGCCGCCTGCTGTACCTCTGGGTGCGCTCGGAAACCATCGCCCAGTCCGCCTTCAGCCTCAAGCTCGACCGCAGCAAGCCAGTGCTCTATGTGCTGCAGCAGCCGTCGCTCAGCGACCTGGCGGTGCTGGATCACGAGTGCAGCAAGAGCGGCCTGCCGCGCCCGGTGCTGCCGGTGGCGGTCGGCGGCCTGCAGGAGCCGGCGGCGTTCTTCTACCTCAACCGCGAGGCCGACTGGTTCGGCCGCCAGGACAAGCGCAGCGCCTCGCCGACCCTGGTGCGCCTGGTCAACGCCATCGGCCAGCATGCCGTCGAAGACGCGCAAATCGTCCCCGTCAGCGTATTCTGGGGGCAATCGCCGGATCGCGAAACCAGCCCCTGGAAGCTGTTGTTCGCCGACAGCTGGGCTGTCACCGGGCGTCTGCGCCGGTTGATCAGCATCCTGATTCTCGGCCGCAAGACCCGCGTGCAGTTCTCCGCGCCTATTCATCTGCGCGAACTGATCGAACAGGACAAGGGCCACGAGCGCACCTTGCGCATGGTCCAGCGCATCCTCCGCGTGCACTTTCGCAACCAGAAGGCCGCGGTCATCGGCCCTGACGTTTCGCACCGGCGCAATCTGGTCAAAGGCCTGATCCACGGCCCACTGGTGCGCCAGGCCATCGCCGAGGAAGTCGAGCGCGAGAAAATCTCCGTCGAGAAGGCCGAGGCCCAAGCCCTGCGCTACGGCAACGAGATCGCCTCGGACTACGCCTATACCGCGATCCGCTTCCTCGAAGTGGTGCTCAGCTGGTTCTGGAACAAGATTTACGACGGTATCAAGGTCAACCACATCGAAGGCGTGCAGGACGTCGCCCAGGGCCATGAGGTGATCTATGTGCCCTGCCACCGCAGCCATATCGACTACCTGCTGCTGTCTTACCTGCTGTTTCGCAACGGTTTGACCCCGCCGCACATCGCCGCTGGGATCAACCTGAATATGCCGCTGATCGGTGGCCTGCTGCGGCGCGGCGGCGCCTTCTTCATGCGCCGCACCTTCAAGGGCAACCCGCTGTACACCGCAGTGTTCAACGAATACCTGCACACCCTGTTCAGCAAAGGCTTCCCGGTCGAGTACTTCGTCGAAGGCGGGCGCTCGCGCACCGGGCGGATGTTGCAGCCGAAGACCGGCATGCTGGCCATCACCCTGCGCAGTTTCCTGCGCTCCAATCGCCTGCCAGTGGTCTTTGTGCCGGTCTATATCGGTTACGAGCGCGTATTGGAGGGTCGTACCTACCTGGGCGAGCTACGCGGCGCGAGCAAGAAGAAAGAGTCGATCTTCGACATTTTCAAGGTTATCGGCGCCCTCAAGCAGCGTTTTGGCCAGGTTTGGGTGAACTTTGGCGCACCGATCAAGCTGGCCGAGTTCCTCGACCAGGATCAACCCGGCTGGCGCGAGCAGGAGCTTGGCCCGCAGTACCGCCCGGCCTGGCTCAGCGACACCACCAACCGCCTCGCCGAGCGCGTAGCCCAACACCTGAACGAGGCTGCCGCGATCAACCCGGTCAATCTGGTGGCTCTGGCGCTGCTTTCGACCAGCAAGCTGGCCCTGGATGAACGCGCGCTGACCCGCGTGCTCGATCTGTACCTGACCCTGCTGCGCAGTGTCCCCTACTCACCGCACACCACCCTGCCGGAAGGCGACGGCCAGGCACTGATCGAGTATGTCCAGGGGATGCAGCTGCTCGCCGAACAGAAGGATGCGCTCGGCAAGATCCTTTACCTCGACGAGCAGAACGCGGTGTTGATGACCTACTACCGCAACAACGTGCTGCACATCTTTGCCCTGCCGGCGCTGCTCGCCAGCTTCTTCCAGAGCAGTGCCCGGATCAGCCGCGAGCAGATCCTCCGCTATACCCGCGCGCTCTACCCTTATTTGCAGTCCGAGTTGTTTATCCGCTGGAGCCTCGACGAGCTGGATGCGGTGGTCGATCAATGGCTGGCGGCCTTCGTCGAGCAGGGGCTGCTGCGCTTTGAAGCCGATGTGTATGTACGACCGGCGCCCAGCTCACGCCATTTCGTGTTGCTGACCCTGCTCTCGCGCGCCATCGCGCAGACCTTGCAGCGCTTCTACATGGCCATCGCCTTGCTGCTCAACGCAGGTCAGAACGCCATCAGCGCCGAGGAATTGGAGGACCTTTGTACGGTCATGGCCCAGCGCCTGTCGATTCTGCACGGCCTGAATGCCCCGGAGTTCTTCGACAAAAGCCTGTTCCGCCATTTCATCCAAACCTTGCTGGACCTCGGCGTGCTGCGCCAGGACGAAGCCGGCAAGCTGAGCTATCACAAACTGCTCGGCGAGCTGGCGGAAGGTGCGGCCAAACGCGTATTACCGGCAGAAATTCGCCTGTCGATCCGCCAGGTGGCGATGGACCGCAGCGAGGATGCGGCGGAGCCGGCCTGA